From the genome of Corallococcus macrosporus DSM 14697:
AGCTGCTCGCGGGCCTGGGCCGCGTGGACCTGGCGCCGCTGGCCAACGTCACCCTGCGGGACTGGGTGGCGCGGCACCTGTCGAACGAGGACGCGCGCGCCATCCTCCTGGCGCTGACGCGGGTGACGACCTACTGCGCGGACGCGGACGCGATGAGCGCCCAGGCCGCGCTGACGCTGCTCCAGGCGAGGCCGGACGTGCTCTACGTGGACGGCGGGTGGAGCACGCTCGTCTCCGCGCTGGAGGCCCGCGCGCGGGAGGCGGGCGCGGCGCTGGCGTGCGCCTCGCGGGTGGGCGCCGTCCTGCTGGAGGAGACGGGCGCCCGGGTCCGGGGCGTGCGGCTCGCGGATGGGACGGAGCTCGCGGCGGACGCGGTGGTGGTGGCGGGCGGGCCGGGCGCGCTCGCGGAGCTGCTGCCCGGTGACGCGGCGCTGGCGCGTGACGCGGCGCGGGCCGTGCCGGTGAAGGCCGCCACGCTGGAGCTGGGGCTGTCCCGGCTGCCCCGTCCGGACGCGCTGTTCGCGCTGGGCACCGACGGCCCCTGGTATGCCTCGGTGCACTCCGCGGTGGCGAGGCTGGCGCCGGAAGGCGGGGCCATGGTGCATGTGATGCAATACCTGGGCGGCCGCGGGCCGGAGGCGAGCGAGGCCCGCCTGGAGGACGTGATGGACGCGCTGCAACCCGGCTGGCGGACGTTCGTGGTGGCGCGCCGCTACCGGCCCTCGCTGCTGGTGTCGAACTGGCTGCCGACGGCGGAGACGGGAGGCCTGGGCGGGCGGCCCTCCGTGGAGGTGCCACACGTGCGCGGGCTGTACCGCGTGGGCGACTGGGTGGGGCCGGAGGGGCAGCTCGCGGAGGGCGCCTTCGCCAGCGCGGAGGCGGCGGCGCGCGCGCTCGTCGCGGGCCCGCGGGCGGTGGCACGCCGGGCGGCGGGGCGCTGACGCATGGGCCACGCCGCGCGGGAGGGACTGACGCAGGCCGTGCACGCGCACGAGCGCTTCCTGTGGGGGCTCTGCTACCGCATGACGGGCGTGGCGGCGGACGCGGAGGACCTGGTGCAGGAGACCTTCGCGCGCGCCCTGGCCTCGCCGCCCGCGCGCACGGACGAACTGCGGCCCTGGCTGACGCGGGTGGCGGTGAACCTGGCAAGAGACTTGCTGCGGCGGCGCAAACGCGAGGGCTACGTGGGGCCCTGGCTGCCCTCGCCGGTGGACACGGGCGAGGAGGAGCTGCCACCGCCGGGCGTGGAGGCGCGGCTGCCGGGTGGGGGCTCCACGGAGGGCCGCTACGCGCTGCTGGAGAGCGTCTCCTTCGCCTTCCTGCTCGCGCTGGAGGCGCTGTCTCCCAAGCAGCGGGCGGTGCTGCTGCTGCGCGACGTGTTCGACTACTCGGTGCGCGAGGTGGCCGAGGCGCTGCGCATGAGCGAGCCCAACGTGAAGGTGGTGCACCACCGCGCGCGGGCGGCGATGGCGGCGTATGACGGGGCGCGCTGCCTGCCGACGCGGGAGCTCCAGGCGCGCTCCCGCGCCGCGCTGGAGGGCTTCCTGGGCGCGCTGTTGACGGGCGATGTGGCGGCGGCGGAGGCGCTGCTCGCCAGTGACGTGTGCGCGCTGTCGGATGGCGGCGGCCAGTACCGCGCCGCGCGCGTGCCGGTGTGGGGAGTGGAGCGCGTGCTGCTGCTCTACCGGCGGTTGATGGAGATGCGCGGGCCGCCCTCCGCCGCGGAGCTGCGGATGCTCAACGGCCTGCCCGCGGTGGTGTCCGTGTTTCCGCCATCGCGGCGAGACCCGCGGTTGAGCACCCAACTGGTGGTTCGTGTGGACCTGGACGCGGACGGCCGCATCTCCCAGGTTCACTCCATCCTCACGGACCGCAAGCTCGCCGGGCTGCGCATGCCCGTGCCCGCCTGAGCCCGCGCTGGCCCGCGCGTCAGCTCGCCGGGCGCCGGGCGATGATAAGCTCGCTCACGCCGTGGAGCCGCTGCACGCGCCGCTCCACGTCGAAGCCCGCGCGCCGCACCAGGTCGAAGGTGTCCCGGTCCAACCGGCATCCGCCCGTCACCCGCATCCACGCCGGGGTGAGCAGGTCCTGCACCGTGGCCAGCGCGGGAGACGGCGCGCGCACGTGCTCCAGCATGTGCAGCGCGCCGCCGGGGCGCAGCACGCGGAAGATTTCCGCCAGCGCCCGCGCCGGCGCCTCCACGCTGCAGAACACGAGGCTGGACACCACGGCGTCGAAGGACGCGGCGGGGAAGGGCAGGTCCTCCACGTTGGCGCACAGCATCCGCGCGCCGGGGCGTCGCCGCTGGGCGCGCGCGAGCGCCGCGTCATCCACGTCGATGGCGGTGACGGCGGTGACGGTGTCCGGGTAGCCGGGCAGCGCCAGGCCGGTGCCGGTGCCCACCTCCAGCACGTGGCCGGACAAGCCGCGCACCAGCTTGCGCCGGGCGGCGGTGAGGCCCAGCCAGCCCAGGGGCGCCATGACCGCGTCGTATGCGAGTGCCTTCATGCGGTATCCCCCCGAAGCGAACGGCCCGCTAGCCCGCCGCGCCTGCGCCGAGCCCCGGGCCGTTGATGACGCCATGCTGCCACGAAGCGCGGCGGCGGGCGCCGCCGCTACCGCGCGCCCACCGTCCCCTGGCTCTTCGGCGCCGACGGCGGCGAGGCGGCCGTGCCCGGCTCTTGGCGGCGGAGCAGGCCCCACACGCCGTAGAGCGCCAGCGCGATGCAGCCGTACTGCGCCGGCGTCAGCCCGAAGTAGCGGGCATCCACGTAGGACATGTCCGTGGCGCGCAGGAAGTCGAAGAGGAAGCGGCACA
Proteins encoded in this window:
- a CDS encoding phytoene desaturase family protein is translated as MKAPRVAVIGGGLGGLAAAALLARGGCAVTLHERSKHLGGRGQTSDVEGFRFNLGPHALYQGGTGMRVLGALGVKPPGGMPGAGSYLLSRGRLQTMPRGLVSMLTTDALGLAGKLELAKLLAGLGRVDLAPLANVTLRDWVARHLSNEDARAILLALTRVTTYCADADAMSAQAALTLLQARPDVLYVDGGWSTLVSALEARAREAGAALACASRVGAVLLEETGARVRGVRLADGTELAADAVVVAGGPGALAELLPGDAALARDAARAVPVKAATLELGLSRLPRPDALFALGTDGPWYASVHSAVARLAPEGGAMVHVMQYLGGRGPEASEARLEDVMDALQPGWRTFVVARRYRPSLLVSNWLPTAETGGLGGRPSVEVPHVRGLYRVGDWVGPEGQLAEGAFASAEAAARALVAGPRAVARRAAGR
- a CDS encoding sigma-70 family RNA polymerase sigma factor; translated protein: MGHAAREGLTQAVHAHERFLWGLCYRMTGVAADAEDLVQETFARALASPPARTDELRPWLTRVAVNLARDLLRRRKREGYVGPWLPSPVDTGEEELPPPGVEARLPGGGSTEGRYALLESVSFAFLLALEALSPKQRAVLLLRDVFDYSVREVAEALRMSEPNVKVVHHRARAAMAAYDGARCLPTRELQARSRAALEGFLGALLTGDVAAAEALLASDVCALSDGGGQYRAARVPVWGVERVLLLYRRLMEMRGPPSAAELRMLNGLPAVVSVFPPSRRDPRLSTQLVVRVDLDADGRISQVHSILTDRKLAGLRMPVPA
- a CDS encoding class I SAM-dependent methyltransferase codes for the protein MKALAYDAVMAPLGWLGLTAARRKLVRGLSGHVLEVGTGTGLALPGYPDTVTAVTAIDVDDAALARAQRRRPGARMLCANVEDLPFPAASFDAVVSSLVFCSVEAPARALAEIFRVLRPGGALHMLEHVRAPSPALATVQDLLTPAWMRVTGGCRLDRDTFDLVRRAGFDVERRVQRLHGVSELIIARRPAS